A genomic segment from Gavia stellata isolate bGavSte3 chromosome 4, bGavSte3.hap2, whole genome shotgun sequence encodes:
- the LOC132316912 gene encoding LOW QUALITY PROTEIN: cytokine receptor common subunit beta-like (The sequence of the model RefSeq protein was modified relative to this genomic sequence to represent the inferred CDS: inserted 4 bases in 2 codons; substituted 1 base at 1 genomic stop codon), whose product MIILLLNLYLVFSVQAIRESIPMKSLSCYNDYNSQVTCTWMERSEAHALVGMILYQRDNIITENKKMPCKRQRENYLHETPDSYVHWVCHTTTENFGIGVDDIYSFKPNKMLQAELNVDLFQNVQTLPPQNLAVSLMRSGDFLLTWKAADGSQGLGNALEYEVTYKREWESWEKAASLLLSNTTRCHLRCKDLVPGSRYVARVRARPGQASGFSGQYSEWSTEASWETPEGGLQPRNLRCLFNGADRLTCSWEVKKAIITSVLFGLFFRAPLASAEEECSPVHEKALPHVPYVVQSCEIPVSNSSSQSQYHVSVRAKTEEKLIEAYKNIKVLPPANVSVTVTENQEYELRWIKHTLGYSFIKQRYQVEYWKNNQYEKTLQKLSISNDEPPFILTLQMLASSTEYRGKMRARVNTPLDYEGPWSEWSEEFTWKTENVLPPVVLPAMLPALIITLLIVAYCSYKYLLRKKQMWEEKIPNPSNTLLIQSYHGEAVSQRPPSQVCFSAQNTSEEEEVEQINCPQVLDGMGKLPCKSAAHASTASQTCFAFSGPYLYSPVMSSQPDMRQTLEVDAAEVREKSVSLQYVTLPKEDCPQAPQGQEQPGAGPPQPLLLPDQKEMMQHLDDEKEVSPAPPACGKGTNVRTEEQQSPKALSCIMSPQQCPLEYITTESLLLPSASDSTRLPLVTAGELPCDSQEHQPPSEHSCHEFSPKKTGVMVPVSGQTPTSSPELHLDTFGDYLTVPLGLHGRSEPTKMSLHIFXKEVFFSXKEPVLENYVVIFNPGSTITIFLXTTGNCYPVPNLKPRKKVQMSQKDAQVSTVEQLSTLQPVEDPKPEQVDVPQRRL is encoded by the exons ACTCACAGGTGACCTGCACATGGATGGAGCGTTCAGAGGCTCATGCCCTCGTTGGTATGATTCTTTACCAAAGGGATAATATTATAAC GGAGAACAAGAAGATGCCTTGCAAACGCCAGAGAGAAAATTACTTACATGAGACTCCAGACTCCTATGTGCACTGGGTTTGTCACACCACCACAGAAAATTTTGGAATAGGGGTAGATGATATTTACAGCTTCAAGCCTAACAAGATGCTTCAAGCAGAACTAAATGTTGATCTTTTCCAAAATG TTCAGACCCTCCCGCCTCAAAACCTCGCAGTCAGCTTGATGAGATCAGGAGACTTCTTGCTGACCTGGAAAGCAGCTGATGGAAGCCAAGGGCTGGGCAATGCACTGGAGTATGAAGTCACTTACAAGCGGGAGTGGGAGTCCTGGGAG AAAGCTGCCTCGCTCTTGCTCTCCAACACCACACGTTGCCATCTCCGCTGCAAGGACCTTGTCCCAGGGAGCAGGTACGTTGCCCGCGTGCGAGCCAGACCAGGGCAGGCCAGTGGCTTCTCTGGGCAGTACAGCGAGTGGAGCACGGAGGCGTCGTGGGAGACCCCTGAAG GTGGCCTTCAGCCCAGGAACCTTCGCTGCCTCTTCAATGGTGCAGACCGTCTGACGTGCAGCTGGGAAGTGAAGAAAGCGATCATCACCTCTGTCCTCTTTGGCTTGTTCTTCAGGGCCCCTCTGGCATCAGC agaAGAGGAGTGCTCTCCTGTGCACGAGAAGGCTCTGCCCCACGTCCCGTATGTGGTCCAGAGCTGTGAGATCCCTGTTAGCAACTCCAGCAGTCAGAGCCAGTACCATGTGTCTGTCCGGGCCAAGACGGAGGAGAAACTGATTGAAGCCTACAAGAACA TTAAGGTGCTGCCGCCTGCAAATGTGTCAGTAACAGTGACAGAGAACCAAGAGTATGAACTGAGGTGGATAAAACACACTTTGGGATATAGCTTCATAAAACAGAGATACCAAGTTGAGTACTGGAAAAACAACCAATACGAAAAG aCTCTCCAGAAGCTAAGTATCAGCAATGATGAACCTCCCTTCATCCTCACCCTGCAGATGCTGGCATCGTCTACAGAATATAGGGGGAAAATGCGTGCAAGGGTGAATACGCCTCTGGATTATGAGGGGCCTTGGAGTGAATGGAGTGAGGAGTTCACCTGGAAGACTGAGAACG ttctgCCACCAGTGGTTCTCCCAGCGATGCTCCCAGCTCTCATCATCACTTTGCTAATAGTTGCTTATTGCAGCTATAAGTATTTGCTCAG GAAGAAGCAAATGTGGGAGGAAAAGATTCCGAACCCTAGCAATACTCTCCTGATCCAGAGCTACCACGGG GAAGCTGTCAGCCAACGGCCGCCCAGCCAGGTGTGCTTCAGTGCGCAGAAcacttctgaggaggaggaggtggaacAGATTAATTGCCCTCAAGTGCTGGATGGGATGGGTAA GCTTCCATGCAAGAGTGCTGCTCATGCAAGTACTGCTTCCCAgacttgctttgctttcagtgGCCCATACTTGTACAGCCCAGTGATGTCCTCCCAGCCTGATATGCGTCAGACCCTGGAAGTGGACGCAGCGGAAGTCCGTGAGAAATCTGTTTCCCTTCAGTATGTGACCCTCCCAAAGGAAGACTGTCCCCAGGCTCCACAGGGGCAAGAACAGCCAGGAGCAGGTCCtccacagcccctcctgctcccagatCAGAAGGAAATGATGCAGCACCTCGACGATGAGAAAGAAGTCTCACCGGCCCCACCAGCCTGTGGGAAAGGCACGAACGTGAGAACAGAAGAGCAGCAATCTCCAAAGGCTCTCAGCTGCATCATGTCTCCTCAGCAGTGCCCCTTGGAGTACATCACCACAGAGAGCCTGCTACTGCCGTCAGCCAGCGACTCCACCCGTCTGCCACTTGTCACTGCTGGGGAGTTACCTTGTGACTCACAGGAGCACCAGCCCCCCAGTGAGCACTCTTGCCATGAGTTTTCTCCCAAGAAAACTGGTGTCATGGTCCCAGTTTCAGGTCAAACACCAACCTCTTCTCCTGAATTGCACCTGGATACATTTGGAGACTATCTTACTGTCCCTTTAGGTCTCCATGGACGTTCAGAACCCACAAAAATGTCCTTacatattttttgaaaagaagtatttttttc caaagaaccTGTGTTGGAGAACTACGTAGTCATATTTAATCCTGGTAGCACCATAACAATTTTCCT CACTACGGGCAATTGCTATCCTGTCCCCAACCTAAAACCCCGTAAGAAGGTGCAGATGAGTCAGAAAGATGCCCAagt GTCTACAGTGGAGCAGCTAtccaccctgcagcctgtggaggatcCCAagccggagcaggtggatgtcccccaaaggaggctgtga